The DNA region GAAGCAATAAAGAATCGTGTAAATAAGAACAAAGGAGGTTACTAGATAGCTTCGATCATTAGACCAGTAAAATCCAACCTCTGTTAACAAAATCCAGCGTACATAAAAGAGAGGACATGCTGTTTTATGGATCAGTAAGTCAAAGTGTGATCGACTCGTTCGGaggtcggcggcggcggcggcggcttaAGTTCCAGGGTGACGAGGTCGATGATATCGTCCCAGTGGCTCAAGTCGCTCGCCGGGGACGGATGTCTCGTCCCTCTCGCCGTCGCGAAGAGGCCGTCGTCGTCGTCGCCGGGGAAGCCGTCGTGTTGCCCTGCTTGATCGTAGACCAAGGACGAGAAGGAACCGCCGCCCGCCGTGCTAGTGCCGCCGCTCCTACTGTAGTTGTCCTCCCGCGCCTCGGGCGGCGTCAAGGGCGACTCAGCGCCGCCCGCGACGACGTCGGCGTGCTTGTCCCCTCGGCTTCCGCGCTTGCCCTTCTGGCTGCCGCCGACGGGCACGTCCCGGAGCGTGCCGCCGTCGGTCCAGTGCCGGCGGCAGGCCCGGCAGTAGTGCCGCGGCTGCAGCTTGCTGTAGTTGTTATAGTAGCAGAACTTGGTGTTGGTGGACTCGCACCGCGGGCAACTCAGCGGCGCCGCCGCAGCCGTCCTCACACTCTGCTTCTTCCTTTCCGCCTTCGCGCTTCCTCCACACCCTACATTCGATTCCTTCAAACGCAACAACAAACCAAAAAACAAATCAAATCGAGCTCGAcaaaatcacacacacacacacaaaaactcAGAGCACGAGGCCCAGGGGCTCACCTCCAAACTCTCTTCCATCTCACTCGTCAACCTTCATGCAACTGATCGCCGGAAGAAGAGGATCAGGCGGAGAGGATgaacaggaggaggaggaggagcgaaCTGATCGAGCAAGGTCCAAAGCTAATAAATCGACCGACCAAACGTGCTAACAGCTCATTGGCTCCTTCGCTGACGTTTAAATGCAGAGATCGTTGGCCACGACCGACGAAATCGAGGCAGCTACGTGTGCTGGCTTCCGCGGGGCCATTAATGCACGCGCCGAGAGCTCATCGCCTCATAATACTCCATCAAACGCAACCGGAAGTACAGCAGAGagagagcgagagagagagagagagaggggcctGAAGCACAAATTACGTGAGTGAGAAGCAAGAAACCATTCTCACGAAGCGACGCACGTGATCCTTCGCCCCAACTGCAGAGACGACAGCAGCTGGCGTGTGATTTATTATTATTGCATCAATGGAGATGTTCATTTTTATTccttatattaatttattttacaaaaacaCCCCTCGTGTTGTTCTTGTCCTTTCTCTCCCCTCCTCTAAACAGTTTATTCTCCATCTCTCCACTCCTGTAAACAGTTTATTCTTTATATCTCTCTCTCCTTGCCTTTCAGTGTCCGTCCTCCGAGGTAAACCGGCCTCGTGTCGGAATTTGGAGTCATGGTCTAGGGCCGGTGTTCCTTATTTTATTCGGCATTTTTTTCCCATCGAGCAACAATGTCCCATTCAATGAATGGTGGCATGTTCTTCGCTAAGGTACAATTATTGGTTTGACTTGTTGCGACTACAAAATATATCTTATTACTAATACGAACAACGGTTgtcatcaaatttttttttaaatctagttAGCATTTAAAATGACCGATCTgatattataaaattttctatcgaTTATCATCGAATCAAATAAATCAGGAAGCGATGAGCtatcaatttatcatttttagaTCAATCCTCTATTAAAAAAATGCTTAAAAAACTAAGAAGATGATCTCCTGTACTATTGCCCCGGGAAAAATGAAAGAACTGATTTAGTTTGATGTTTTTTTTAGAAATTCGTCCGGACTTATAGATAGTAATCAAGAGCTCATTTAAAGTTATGAAATTCTATTAAAAGGTACATTTTTCTCATTTTACCTTTCCCATCAACAAATCAAATTTCATTTTTTCTTCAAAGAGGATGGTATTCTCATTTTACCTCTCCCATCAACaaataaaatttcaatttttttttacaaagaggATGGTGTTGCTTTTCAAAATATAGCACTGCAATGATgttacattttaaaaatcaacatcacTTTCATACTACATTTCAAAAATCATCACCACCAATATAGTACGGTACAAATCTTAAAACCAACACATTTTAATGTTGATTTTCCAATACCATAGCAgtgttatttttaaaatacaagaccgaaggaataaaatgaaaaacaaatgcgggatttgataaatttgaaagttaaatgCATCATTTAAGAATTTCACAAATCAAAATTTCGTCTATCTTGAAAGTAAATGACTTTCCTCACCTTTTCAAAAGCTCCTATTCTTAAGACGAGATGGCAGATGTGTAGAGGATTATCGCTTCTTGCTAAACTAAGGCAATGGGTTACACTGGCCCCTAGTAACTTGGACAAGCATCTTTATATATCGAGAAACACTCAAGCTACCTCAATGCTACATTCAATTTGGTGCTGTGTGGTTTTTGGCTTAATTGAACTCCAATCTTAGTAGTGGGTAAACTAAAATAAAGGAGATTAATTTACCTACagacaaaaaaattaaaaccaaataATTGTATCTATACACGCGAAAACTGGAACCGTAGTCTTCTAGTGGAATGCAACTTCTGTAGCTGAGAATTGAGATCCAAAGCACCAATTCCAGGATAATACAAACCTTCAAACTCGAAATGGAAAGCcaaaattttgatatattcttATTTCACCACCTTGTCCAGCAGTAACGATAGCCATCCCCCAAGCTAGCTTGCTTTGCACCAGCAAAGCCCCATTGTGAGGCTCACCACTGCTCTGAGGGCTAAGCTCGTTTCTCGGGACCTTCTCCTTGGACCAAGTTGGAGAATCAGTCCTCGAAGGAATGTCACGATGAACTGGACTCCGAGAGTAGACTGATAATGATGAATTTTTGTGCAAGTTGTTGATCTGTGTTTGTCCCTCTGCTTCGATAGCAGATACCAGACTGAAGCCATTTTGCATGTTGCTGTGGCCTGCAACCAGCCCTGTGGCATTGGGGTCTGGCCAAGCAACTGCCACAGTCACATCCTGACATTGGAAGTGCTCATAAGATTGCATGGAATTGACAATGCCCTTGGCCTTACTAGGTTGGGAACAAGCATCGTATCGCCAGATATACACATAAGAATCCTCGCTAGCGCAAATCACATACTTCCCATTTGGGGTCATTGAAGCCGATATCTGACTGCTTGTGTTGCGGAATCCTGAAGAAAAATGAAGTGTGTCAACCAAAGAACACGAGGCAATGGCGTCTGAATATGGCAACTAAAAGACTAAAATGTATTCTCAATATTAAAGCAATTCCAGTAAAGACATGCCTTAGAACTTGCATGAGACATAGagatatcaaaaattaaaatcactttTCAACAGCAAGGACAAAACAAACTAAACTGCAAAATTAAGGCCAAAGTAGGATATGCTTCTCGTTCTTCTGGTGATGGTAAAAATAATTGAAGTAACTTGATTCCTTTGATGTGAGAGATTTTAAACTGAGTGAGGCCAAAATCAACTGTTTGTTATTGTAAACAAGGTAAGATTCCTTTGGTGAGAGCAATGAAAGCAACCTCACGCCTAGAAAAGAAACACCATAAATGTGAAGAGTCAATATATAACCACTGAGGATATAAACCAAATTAGGCGGACCCATATAGTTTCAAGCTTTGCAGGATCCATCTGTATGTATTCTCTAACTGGAAAAAGAACTAATTGATAACTCACAGAACAATTTCCTTCAGTGCCATAAATATACTGCAACAATTGCAAGCTAAGATGAGTCATGAATTCGAATTTAAAAACAATGTGATATGACACAGATGCTCAGGTCATAGAATACTCCATCTTTTGAATGACTTTGACTCTCCTAAATAAAAAGATCCCCAAATctcaattatatatttttttatcgttCCCACGAAAATATTAACTTTCGCGTTCCAAATACTTCAAATGGATTTCATAGGCATCTAAATGTTTTTGTTTTTGGTGGTTGCATGACAATGAGCAATATCGTCATATATGGATAATGCcaattaattattatatcatcGTAGAAACAAGCTTTAAAGAATTTCCATTTGGAAGGTGATCAGAAATTTTGTGAAGATCTCACACAATTGTTAAGGAAGGTTAAAGTAAATCCTACCCGAATAATGAACACATATGCCTATACGACGTGTAGATACATCAACTGAGGTTATTATAACACAATAAACACACATCTTAGGGTGTATGTAGCTAAATGGATATTCTTGTTTTGTGTGTGTGGGTGGGTGGGCGCGTGAGAGCGCGCGTGTGTTATATtaatatgtatatatttttgctGCAATGTGTGTGTGAGATATATtaatatgtatatatttttgcaGCAAAGTTCAGTGAGAAACAAAGTAGTTGTTAATTACATATATGTAGATGTTAAAGAAGTAGAATAACATTAAAGTGCATATATTAATGGGAAAACCATTAGATGAGGTACCAGTCGAGATAGACTTTCTCCCAGTCAGTGTCACTGAATCCACATGAGCACAAGCAACACAATGACATTTATTCATGTCTACAAAGTATCACTATGGTCTATGGATTGATCACCAGAACAATACCAAACCACACCTAAAACCATGCCTCAATGATTTCAtccttgtcttttttttttctatcttatcTTTGGTTAAGACGAAGGGGAGCATTgacacaacggtaaagttgttgctttgtcaCCAAAAGATTATGggctggaaacagcctcttgcaaaaaaca from Zingiber officinale cultivar Zhangliang chromosome 4B, Zo_v1.1, whole genome shotgun sequence includes:
- the LOC121976599 gene encoding dof zinc finger protein DOF5.8-like; translated protein: MEESLEESNVGCGGSAKAERKKQSVRTAAAAPLSCPRCESTNTKFCYYNNYSKLQPRHYCRACRRHWTDGGTLRDVPVGGSQKGKRGSRGDKHADVVAGGAESPLTPPEAREDNYSRSGGTSTAGGGSFSSLVYDQAGQHDGFPGDDDDGLFATARGTRHPSPASDLSHWDDIIDLVTLELKPPPPPPTSERVDHTLTY